In Verrucomicrobiales bacterium, the genomic stretch GGACACCCTCCCACCTGGGAGTTTCTGCGCAATACCCTCCTCAGCGGAGGCCTCTTCACGGGACTGTTCGTAGGAGCCATGAAAGGGGCCGATCAGATGGAGTCCGCGGTCGAAAAAGCATTGGCCGAGGCGCAGGTGGACGATGCGGAGGAGCCTACCGCGGAACCGAGACCCGAGGCAGAAGAGACCCGGGCGTGAAAATCGGGCTGATCTCGGACACCCACGGCTATTTCGATCCGCGCATCCCCGAACTCTTCGAAGGGGTTGAACGCATCCTGCACGCCGGCGACATCGGAAGTCACGCCATCATCAATGCGCTGGAGGAGATCGCTCCGGTCACTGCTGTTCTCGGAAATACGGATGGGGTGCTGAACGTCCGCGAAAGCGAAGTGCTTCGCTGGAATGGGAACGTCTTCCTCATTCGTCATATCGTGGACGTGCGCTCGATCGAAGGGGAGCTGAAAGATCAACTGCAGCGTGTCGATCCGCGTTTTGTGATCTTCGGACACACCCACAAGCCGCTCTGCGAAGAGATTGAAGGCCGCTGGTTCCTGAATCCGGGCTATGCCGGACGTCAGCGGTTCAATCTCCCCCGCTCCGTGGCGATCCTGGAATGCACGGGGAACAACTCCACGACCCGATTTTTTGCGCTCTAGCAGCCTGTCCAACACCTCCGGAAGTCCCTGACATTCCATTTGAGATCAGACGGGAGGCCGATTAGAGTCACGCAATGAAGCAACTCTTTGTCCGTCGACTCGGGAACGGGTGGATCCAAGGTTCCGTCTTGGCCCTGTGGCTGGTTCTCGGTGCGTTCTGCGCCGAGGCGGCGGAGAAGTCCAAGCCGTCCAAAGCGGTTCCTACCGCCGCCTCCATCCTCGATGAGGCCCAAACGGCGTATGCGAAGAAGGACGTGAGCCAGGCGATGAACCTCATCAACCGGGCCATGAAACTGGAGCCCCGCAACCCACGACCCTATTTCGCTCGCGCCCGGCTCCATAGCTCTCAAGGGGACTCGGAAAAAGCGATTCAAGACTTTGACCGAGTGCTGGAACTGGATCCTACCGCCACCGATGTGCTTCAACTGCGCGGCATCGAACGTTTCCGTCAAGGCCATGCGGCTGACGCCGTGCGCGACTTCAACAATTACCTGACGGCTGTTCCCAACCAAACCCCCTACCACTGGCAACGGGGCATCGCCTTCTACTACACGGACCAATTCGCCGAAGGCCGCAGGCAATTCGAAATGCACCAGACGGTAAACCCCCAGGATGTCGAAAACTCCGCCTGGCACTTTTTCTGCATCGCGCGGGTCGATGGCGCCGACAAGGCGCGGGAAGCGCTGCTCCCGGTCAGCCAGGATACCCGCGTACCCATGGCGCAGATCTACGCTCTGCTCGCCGGACAAGGCACTCCCGAGCAGGTGCTCGATGCGGCTCGCATTGGTAACCCAAGCCCCCTGGTACTGGATCGCAACCTCTTCTACGCCCACCTCTACCTGGGGCTCTACTTCGAGGCCTTAAAACAGGATAAGCTCTCCCGCGAGCATATCGAGAAGGCGGTTCACTACGCACCCAAGGATGATTACATGGCAAGCGTAGCGCGGGTTCACGCCAAGGTGCGCAAGATCACGAGCAAGTCCAAGTGACCCCTCGCAGCTGAGGGAGAGCCCCATGCTCCTGCTCAACTCACGCCTGATCCCCCGACGCCGTTTTCTGCGGGCTGGGGCCGTGAGCATAGGTCTGCCCCTGCTCGAGGCCATGCTCCCTGCAGGCGCCCGCGGCCAACGGAACATCGAAGTACTTTCTCCGAAGCGGATCCTGCTCATCGGCCGTCTTCTGGGCACTCACGCCGACTATTTTTTTCCCCAGGATACCGGCCCTTCCTTTACGCCCTCGCGATACCTCAAGCTCATCGATCGCCACCGCCAACGATTCACAGTGTTCTCCGGACTCTCACACCCCGGGTATCCGAATGCCCACCATTGCGAAGCGGGGCTGTTTACCGGCGTCGCCGCCGAGCGAATTCAGAGGCCTGACGACATCCGCAACACCCAGTCGCTCGATCAAACCATCTCCGAAGCCATCGGCCAACGGACACGCCTGAGCAGCCTGGGCATGGGGCAAGTGCATATTGCCCCCATGATCTACAA encodes the following:
- a CDS encoding metallophosphoesterase family protein encodes the protein MKIGLISDTHGYFDPRIPELFEGVERILHAGDIGSHAIINALEEIAPVTAVLGNTDGVLNVRESEVLRWNGNVFLIRHIVDVRSIEGELKDQLQRVDPRFVIFGHTHKPLCEEIEGRWFLNPGYAGRQRFNLPRSVAILECTGNNSTTRFFAL
- a CDS encoding tetratricopeptide repeat protein, producing MKQLFVRRLGNGWIQGSVLALWLVLGAFCAEAAEKSKPSKAVPTAASILDEAQTAYAKKDVSQAMNLINRAMKLEPRNPRPYFARARLHSSQGDSEKAIQDFDRVLELDPTATDVLQLRGIERFRQGHAADAVRDFNNYLTAVPNQTPYHWQRGIAFYYTDQFAEGRRQFEMHQTVNPQDVENSAWHFFCIARVDGADKAREALLPVSQDTRVPMAQIYALLAGQGTPEQVLDAARIGNPSPLVLDRNLFYAHLYLGLYFEALKQDKLSREHIEKAVHYAPKDDYMASVARVHAKVRKITSKSK